GAGGACATTTGGGTCGCGCTCTATGGCACCGGCAACCGCGTCGATCATTCGCATTTCGAGGGTAAGACGAATGCGGGCGTCACCCTCGCGGCCATTCGCCGCGCGGGCGATCCGCTCGACAATCGCCACCGCATCGATCACAATTATTTCGGCCCGCGCCCGCCGCTGGGCTCGAACGGCGGCGAGACGATCCGCATCGGTACCAGCGAGGAGTCGCTGTCGGCGTCGAACACGGTCATCGAACGCAACATCTTCGATCGCACCAGCGGCGAGGTCGAGATCGTCTCGATCAAGTCGGGCGGCAATGTCATCCGCGAAAATCTCGTTCTCGAAGCGCAGGGCGCCTTCGTGCTTCGCCACGGCAACGGCAACCTTGTCGAGCGCAACATCTTCCTCGGCAAGGGCGTGGCGGATACCGGCGGCGTACGCGTAATCAACCGCGACCAGATCGTGCGCGGTAATTATTTCGAAGGGCTCGCGGGCACCTCGTTCAAGAGCGCGCTCAGCGTGATGAACGGCGTGCCGAACTCGGTGATCAACCGCTATCATCAGGTCGCGAACGCGCGGATCGAGGGCAACAGCATCATCGACAGCGCGCGCATCACCTTGGCCGCGGGCGCCGATGCCGAGCGTTCGGCAGCGCCCACGGACAGCAAGTTCGAACGCAATCTGATCGTCGGAACAAAGGGGCAGGACCCGTTCCGCGCCGAGGGCGAAATCGGCGGCATCGCGCTCGCCGGCAATGTCGAGGCCAAGGTCGCGAAGCCGTTGCTGGGCGCGGGGGTGGAGCAGCGCGAGGTCAAGCTCGAACGCGCCGCCAACGGGTTGTTGTACCCGACCGATCCAGCGCTCGCCGCGGTCGGCGCGCCGCGCGACCTGAAGCCGGTGACGCGGGCGGAGGTTGGCGCCAATTGGTATCGCGGCGACACGCCCGAAGCGGCGTTCGGCACCGGCGATACGCGCCCACTTACGGCGGGCGCCTCGCTCGCGCAGGCCGTCGCCGATGCGAAGGCGGGCGATACCCTCGCGCTCGCCGCCGGCACCTATGACATCGCGGCGCCATTGACGGTGCAGCACCGCCTGACGATCGCCGGATCGAAGGATGCGAAACCCGTGCTACGCGTGGCCTCCAGCTTCGCGCAAATCGAAGGCGGCGGCGGATTGCAGCTCGAAAATGTCGCGATCGATGCAAGCGGCGCGTCCGGCGACGGCGCGCTGATCGTGGTTGAGAGCGGCGTCGCGCCCAACTATGACGTCGCGCTTGCAGGCGTTTCGGTGCGCGGCCCCGGCAAGGGCCGCCTCAACGGGATCGCGATGGCGCCCGGCACCTTTGCCGACGATGTGTCGATCAAGAACAGCGACTTTGCCGAGATGGGCGTGGTCGTCGCCGCGACCGGCGAACAGGAACCGAAGGGCTGGTAT
This sequence is a window from Sphingopyxis sp. USTB-05. Protein-coding genes within it:
- a CDS encoding chondroitinase-B domain-containing protein encodes the protein MRVVLTIAMLVSTAHPALARDMLVSDQVQYKAAVKKAQPGDTIILGDGEWRDFQIVFTGTGTAAKPITLTAQTKGKVLLTGQSNLRIGGQNLVVSGLVFKNGASPTDEVISFRRDSKTLATDVRVTEVVIDGFSKADRRAEDIWVALYGTGNRVDHSHFEGKTNAGVTLAAIRRAGDPLDNRHRIDHNYFGPRPPLGSNGGETIRIGTSEESLSASNTVIERNIFDRTSGEVEIVSIKSGGNVIRENLVLEAQGAFVLRHGNGNLVERNIFLGKGVADTGGVRVINRDQIVRGNYFEGLAGTSFKSALSVMNGVPNSVINRYHQVANARIEGNSIIDSARITLAAGADAERSAAPTDSKFERNLIVGTKGQDPFRAEGEIGGIALAGNVEAKVAKPLLGAGVEQREVKLERAANGLLYPTDPALAAVGAPRDLKPVTRAEVGANWYRGDTPEAAFGTGDTRPLTAGASLAQAVADAKAGDTLALAAGTYDIAAPLTVQHRLTIAGSKDAKPVLRVASSFAQIEGGGGLQLENVAIDASGASGDGALIVVESGVAPNYDVALAGVSVRGPGKGRLNGIAMAPGTFADDVSIKNSDFAEMGVVVAATGEQEPKGWYPMERLTIAGSRFARVAMVADLLRKGTDESTFGPWFAMTGSSVADSGMDGASLRISGAQHADIVQNSFAKSDGIVVIHSVGAPETRIASNAFAATPSPRIEELAWKGPPRGLIENNVEARP